The following coding sequences lie in one Silvanigrella aquatica genomic window:
- the rpoC gene encoding DNA-directed RNA polymerase subunit beta', protein MNEGSKDVYSFFEKPVDPLSFSAVKIGLASPERIRSWSYGEVKKPETINYRTFKPERDGLFCGKIFGPVRDFECICGKYKRKKHRGTVCEKCGVEVIESKVRRERLGHINLASPVAHIWFLKSLPSRIGCVVDISLKDLEKVLYCESYIVLDPGTSDLKKHELISEERFAAKVRELGNNALRVGIGADALLEMLQSVDVFELSEQLKESLLNTTSDAQSKKLIKRLKVVGAFTMSDNRPEWMMLSVIPVLPPDLRPLVPLDGGRFATSDLNDLYRRVINRNNRLLRLIELNAPEIIVRNEKRMLQEAIDALFDNGRRGKVFTGPNKRPLRSLSDMLKGKSGRFRQNLLGKRVDYSGRSVIVAGPELRLHQCGLPKLMALEMFKPFLFNKLEERGYVSTIKSAKKMVEKERPEVWDLLEECTKEHPVLLNRAPTLHRLGIQAFEPVLIEGKAIQLHPLVCQAFNADFDGDTMCVHVPLSLEAQIEARVLMMSTNNILSPQHGTPIIEPRKDIVLGLYYLTRENITLRGDSMKFSSLDEVRVAYDHGFVELHTRIFVRLNPGEKELVQTTVGRCILKEVIPENVPFFKKYNKALDQKALAVLVNDTYRLCGAKETVLLADALRELGYRYATESGISIAIKDMMIPKEKVKLLEEAYTEVKEVREQYAEGLITEGERHNKVIDIWSRVQDEITVKMLKQLETQKAVNQKGETVHIQSFNSLYMMADSGARGSKQQMRQLAGMKGLVAKATGEIIETPVTSNLREGFTILQYFINTHGARKGLADTALKTASSGYLTRQLVDVAQDTIISETDCGTLDGVEITSVVEGGEVIQRVGARTLGRTSLYDIKNRATGEIIVKANEEINEEAVIRMDLAKIDRVYVRSVLTCRTRRGVCAKCYGRDLATGNLVNVGEAVGVIAAQSIGEPGTQLTMRTFHSGGTATTQSQASSYEAKVEGTVQLSNVSLVKGRSDWDTAMGRNGEVIVYDLDGIERDRHSIPYGSKVFVKDGTAVKVGTMLIEWDPHSVVIVSEVSGKVKFQDLFEGISVEERTDEVTGLTRRVVIENKDTKIKPAIVVTDSSGTAIRITETRDARYPLPSGATIMFADNDNVYPGDVLAKIPREQAKTKDITGGLPRVAELFLAQKRRTFAIISEIDGFVSFGADIKGKRRVVVTPEMGGGDSREYLIPKGRHVVVTEGDFIRAGEPLVDGPLNPHDILKVLGEKALASYLVSEIQAVYKLQGVNIDDKHIEIIVKQMLRRVRIKDPGDTEFLPAAQVEKWTFEEQNELAMQRGARPASAEPLLLGIARAASSTESFISAASFQETTRVLTEAALAGRKDLLRGLKENVIMGRLIPAGTGVNFYNNLEMFVEGQSLDAEAIIEASIPQVVARLGSGSHHQMR, encoded by the coding sequence ATGAATGAAGGTTCCAAAGATGTTTACAGTTTCTTCGAAAAACCTGTAGATCCTTTGAGTTTTAGTGCCGTTAAAATTGGTTTAGCTTCTCCTGAACGCATCAGAAGTTGGTCTTATGGCGAAGTCAAAAAACCAGAAACAATCAACTACAGAACATTTAAACCTGAACGTGATGGTCTTTTCTGCGGAAAAATCTTTGGCCCCGTTCGTGACTTCGAATGTATCTGTGGAAAATACAAACGCAAAAAACACCGTGGAACTGTGTGTGAAAAATGCGGCGTTGAAGTTATTGAGAGCAAAGTACGTCGTGAACGTCTTGGCCACATTAACTTAGCAAGCCCTGTGGCACACATTTGGTTCTTAAAAAGCTTACCATCCCGTATCGGTTGCGTTGTAGATATCTCCTTGAAAGATCTTGAAAAAGTTCTTTATTGTGAGTCCTATATCGTCCTCGATCCCGGGACAAGCGATCTTAAAAAGCATGAGCTTATTTCAGAAGAGCGCTTTGCTGCCAAAGTCCGCGAACTTGGAAACAATGCTTTACGCGTAGGCATTGGTGCCGACGCCTTGCTTGAAATGCTTCAATCTGTCGATGTTTTTGAACTCTCTGAACAACTCAAAGAGTCTCTCTTGAACACGACATCTGATGCGCAAAGTAAAAAATTAATCAAACGCCTCAAAGTGGTGGGTGCCTTTACCATGAGCGATAACCGTCCTGAATGGATGATGTTATCCGTTATTCCGGTATTGCCTCCCGACCTCCGTCCCCTTGTTCCTTTGGACGGCGGCCGCTTTGCGACGTCTGACTTAAACGACCTCTACCGTCGTGTGATCAACCGTAATAACCGTTTGTTGCGCTTGATTGAGTTAAACGCACCTGAAATCATCGTGCGTAATGAAAAACGCATGCTCCAGGAAGCTATCGATGCCTTGTTTGACAACGGTCGTCGTGGAAAAGTATTCACCGGTCCAAACAAGCGTCCTCTGCGCTCCCTCTCTGACATGCTCAAAGGGAAAAGCGGTCGTTTCCGTCAAAACTTGCTTGGTAAGCGCGTGGACTATTCAGGCCGTTCCGTTATTGTGGCAGGTCCTGAACTCCGCTTACACCAATGCGGTCTGCCTAAACTTATGGCTCTTGAAATGTTCAAGCCTTTCTTATTCAACAAGCTTGAAGAAAGAGGCTACGTTTCAACAATTAAAAGCGCTAAGAAAATGGTGGAAAAGGAACGTCCCGAAGTATGGGATCTCCTTGAAGAATGTACCAAAGAACACCCTGTTTTATTAAACCGTGCGCCAACACTTCACCGTTTAGGTATTCAAGCGTTCGAACCTGTTCTCATCGAAGGCAAAGCTATTCAGCTTCACCCTTTGGTATGCCAGGCCTTTAACGCGGACTTTGACGGCGATACCATGTGCGTCCACGTTCCTTTAAGCTTAGAAGCGCAAATTGAAGCACGCGTACTTATGATGTCGACAAATAACATTTTGTCACCTCAGCACGGGACGCCGATTATTGAGCCTCGTAAGGACATCGTTCTTGGACTCTACTATTTAACTCGTGAAAATATTACGCTTCGCGGCGACAGCATGAAATTCTCAAGTCTTGATGAAGTTCGTGTTGCCTACGATCACGGTTTTGTTGAACTCCACACCCGTATTTTCGTTCGCTTAAATCCTGGTGAAAAAGAGCTTGTGCAAACAACTGTAGGTCGTTGTATTTTGAAAGAAGTGATTCCTGAGAACGTTCCTTTCTTCAAAAAATACAATAAAGCCCTCGATCAAAAAGCCTTGGCTGTGCTTGTAAACGATACCTATCGCCTTTGTGGTGCAAAAGAGACTGTTCTTTTAGCCGATGCCTTGCGTGAGCTTGGTTATCGCTATGCGACAGAATCAGGTATTTCTATTGCTATTAAAGACATGATGATTCCAAAAGAAAAAGTAAAACTTTTGGAAGAAGCTTATACAGAAGTAAAAGAAGTTCGTGAACAGTATGCGGAAGGTCTCATTACCGAAGGGGAACGTCACAATAAGGTAATTGATATTTGGTCCCGCGTTCAGGACGAAATTACGGTAAAAATGTTGAAACAATTGGAAACTCAAAAAGCTGTGAACCAAAAAGGCGAAACAGTGCATATCCAATCATTCAACTCTCTTTACATGATGGCTGACTCTGGAGCCCGTGGTTCTAAACAACAGATGCGTCAGTTAGCCGGTATGAAAGGTCTTGTGGCGAAGGCAACGGGTGAAATTATTGAAACCCCAGTGACTTCTAACTTACGAGAAGGTTTCACTATCCTTCAATACTTTATTAACACTCACGGTGCGCGTAAAGGTTTGGCCGATACTGCTCTTAAAACAGCCTCTTCTGGTTACCTTACACGTCAGCTTGTGGACGTTGCGCAAGATACGATCATCTCCGAAACCGACTGCGGAACTCTCGACGGCGTAGAAATCACATCTGTGGTGGAAGGCGGCGAAGTTATCCAACGCGTGGGAGCTCGTACACTCGGTAGAACATCTCTTTACGACATTAAAAATCGTGCTACCGGTGAAATTATTGTGAAGGCAAACGAAGAAATTAACGAAGAAGCCGTTATTCGCATGGATCTTGCAAAGATTGACCGCGTTTACGTCCGCTCCGTTTTAACGTGCCGCACACGCCGTGGCGTTTGTGCAAAATGTTATGGTCGTGACCTTGCAACCGGTAACTTAGTTAACGTGGGTGAAGCTGTGGGCGTTATTGCCGCACAATCCATTGGTGAGCCCGGTACACAGTTGACAATGCGTACGTTCCACTCCGGTGGTACGGCGACAACGCAATCACAAGCATCTTCCTATGAAGCAAAAGTGGAAGGTACTGTTCAACTTTCTAACGTCAGCTTAGTGAAAGGTCGTAGCGACTGGGATACGGCGATGGGTAGAAACGGGGAAGTGATTGTATATGACCTTGACGGCATTGAACGCGATCGTCACTCTATTCCTTATGGATCAAAAGTTTTTGTCAAAGATGGCACCGCTGTAAAAGTCGGTACTATGCTCATCGAATGGGATCCCCACTCTGTGGTCATCGTATCTGAAGTTTCAGGTAAGGTTAAATTCCAAGACCTTTTCGAAGGTATCTCTGTTGAAGAACGTACAGATGAGGTTACTGGTTTAACCCGTCGTGTTGTGATTGAAAACAAAGATACAAAAATCAAACCTGCTATTGTTGTCACAGATTCCTCTGGAACGGCTATCCGCATTACAGAAACCCGTGATGCCCGCTACCCACTTCCAAGTGGTGCGACCATCATGTTTGCTGACAACGATAACGTGTATCCAGGTGATGTGCTTGCGAAAATTCCAAGAGAGCAAGCAAAAACAAAGGATATTACAGGTGGTTTGCCGCGCGTTGCCGAGCTCTTCCTTGCGCAAAAACGCAGAACTTTTGCCATTATTTCTGAAATTGACGGATTTGTTTCCTTCGGTGCAGACATTAAAGGGAAAAGACGCGTTGTTGTCACACCTGAAATGGGTGGTGGGGACAGCCGTGAGTATCTTATTCCAAAAGGTCGCCACGTTGTTGTAACCGAAGGTGACTTCATTCGTGCCGGAGAACCGTTGGTTGATGGGCCTTTAAACCCACATGACATATTAAAAGTTTTAGGTGAAAAAGCTCTCGCTAGTTATCTCGTTTCTGAAATTCAGGCGGTTTACAAATTGCAAGGCGTGAATATCGACGATAAGCACATTGAAATTATAGTAAAACAAATGCTTCGCCGTGTAAGAATTAAAGATCCCGGAGATACTGAGTTTCTTCCCGCTGCTCAGGTGGAAAAATGGACATTTGAAGAGCAAAACGAACTTGCTATGCAAAGAGGAGCACGTCCTGCCAGCGCAGAACCTCTCCTATTAGGTATTGCAAGGGCGGCGTCTTCAACAGAGTCCTTTATTTCCGCGGCGTCTTTCCAAGAGACAACGCGCGTTCTTACGGAAGCTGCACTTGCAGGCCGTAAAGACTTGCTCCGTGGTCTTAAAGAAAACGTTATTATGGGTCGCTTAATTCCCGCAGGTACAGGTGTAAACTTCTATAACAACTTAGAAATGTTTGTAGAAGGTCAGAGTCTTGATGCCGAGGCTATTATTGAGGCATCAATCCCACAGGTTGTTGCTCGCCTTGGATCAGGTTCTCATCACCAAATGAGATAA
- the rpsJ gene encoding 30S ribosomal protein S10: MESQKIRIRLKGYDVSLVDQSVAQIINKAKGTGAKIAGPVPMPTIINRYTVLRSPHVDKKSREQFEIRTHRRLIDLLEPKQQTVDGLMKLDLAAGVDVEINLY; this comes from the coding sequence ATGGAAAGCCAAAAAATCCGTATTCGTCTTAAGGGCTATGATGTTTCTCTGGTTGACCAGAGCGTAGCTCAGATTATTAACAAGGCAAAAGGCACAGGCGCTAAAATTGCGGGTCCTGTTCCTATGCCAACGATCATTAACCGTTATACAGTGTTGAGATCACCTCACGTAGACAAAAAATCTCGCGAGCAATTTGAAATCCGCACTCACCGTCGTTTAATCGATCTTCTTGAGCCAAAACAACAAACTGTTGATGGCCTCATGAAACTCGACTTAGCAGCTGGTGTTGATGTTGAAATCAACCTCTACTAA
- the rplC gene encoding 50S ribosomal protein L3 — protein MVRYAFSKVGMTSAFTQSGTAQGVTVLKMQPAKVLRHETLENGKVVVVVEYDTGHKNKLVRGWVVENPAEYEVGSPLKAPSLSVGQKLKITGFSKGRGFQDAMTRHGFGGGPASHGSRFHRSPGSVGMRAEPGRVMKGKKMPGQDGNVQVTLRNVQVAYWSHEESIMAIVGGVPGARGGMVFV, from the coding sequence ATGGTACGTTATGCTTTTAGCAAAGTTGGCATGACTAGTGCATTTACGCAAAGCGGCACAGCCCAAGGCGTAACTGTTCTAAAAATGCAGCCAGCTAAAGTTCTTAGACACGAAACTTTGGAAAATGGCAAAGTTGTTGTTGTTGTTGAATACGATACAGGTCATAAAAATAAACTTGTACGTGGATGGGTTGTCGAAAATCCTGCTGAATACGAAGTAGGCTCACCTCTTAAAGCTCCTTCTCTCTCTGTCGGACAAAAATTAAAAATTACCGGATTCTCCAAAGGTCGTGGATTTCAAGATGCGATGACTCGTCACGGTTTTGGTGGCGGTCCTGCGAGCCATGGTAGCCGTTTCCACAGATCCCCAGGATCCGTTGGTATGCGCGCAGAGCCAGGTCGTGTTATGAAGGGCAAAAAAATGCCAGGCCAAGACGGTAATGTACAAGTAACTCTCCGCAATGTTCAGGTTGCTTACTGGTCTCATGAAGAGTCAATTATGGCTATCGTAGGCGGTGTACCTGGTGCACGCGGCGGTATGGTATTTGTTTAA
- the rplD gene encoding 50S ribosomal protein L4 yields MSYADRNKGTLWQVVKAYRANQRQGTVGVKTRAMVKSTGKKPYKQKKTGSARRGSFVAPLHVGGGVAHGPKARDYRQAIPLKMSRVALGIALSERVKSGKIFVGALDFPSGKTKDAASALKNVADLSGNTLVCLSNPNDSTIRALRNIRGVHLVSPEQVNAFTILQARSLIASPEAFKVLESRIAD; encoded by the coding sequence GTGAGCTACGCTGACCGTAACAAAGGCACTCTCTGGCAGGTTGTTAAGGCTTACAGAGCCAACCAAAGACAAGGAACTGTTGGCGTTAAAACACGCGCAATGGTGAAGTCTACCGGTAAAAAGCCTTATAAACAAAAGAAAACAGGAAGCGCTCGTCGCGGTTCTTTTGTAGCACCTCTTCACGTTGGCGGTGGTGTTGCTCATGGACCTAAAGCGCGCGATTACCGTCAAGCAATTCCTCTTAAAATGAGTCGTGTTGCTCTTGGTATCGCACTTTCTGAGCGTGTTAAGTCTGGCAAAATTTTTGTTGGAGCACTTGATTTTCCAAGTGGGAAAACAAAAGATGCAGCGTCTGCACTAAAGAATGTTGCTGATTTATCTGGAAATACTTTGGTTTGCTTAAGCAATCCAAACGACAGCACAATCCGTGCGCTTCGCAATATCCGCGGAGTTCACCTTGTGAGTCCAGAGCAAGTTAATGCATTTACTATTCTTCAAGCACGCAGTCTTATTGCGAGTCCAGAAGCGTTCAAAGTTCTTGAATCTAGGATAGCAGACTGA
- a CDS encoding 50S ribosomal protein L23, whose amino-acid sequence MRSDYVIKGSVLSEKSYGLLENKVYTLKVDLKATKLDIKAAVKDVFGVDVVNVNTSILRGRIVRKARSKKGGANEVKLPNIKKAFIRLKDGQELPAPVMTAPTETVTE is encoded by the coding sequence ATGCGTTCGGATTATGTTATCAAAGGTTCAGTTTTAAGCGAAAAATCTTACGGTCTATTAGAAAATAAGGTTTACACGCTTAAAGTTGATCTTAAAGCTACTAAATTAGACATCAAAGCAGCTGTTAAAGATGTTTTTGGTGTTGATGTTGTTAACGTAAATACTTCCATTTTACGTGGAAGAATTGTGCGTAAAGCTCGTTCAAAAAAAGGTGGAGCAAACGAAGTGAAACTTCCAAACATCAAGAAAGCGTTCATCCGCTTGAAAGATGGTCAAGAGCTTCCTGCACCTGTAATGACAGCTCCTACTGAAACTGTAACGGAATAA
- the rplB gene encoding 50S ribosomal protein L2, with protein MGIRQLRPYTATTRTQSYINYREVLTTDTPYKPLLAAKPRKAGRNNTGRITVRHHGGGNKVKYRIIDWKRSRKDVEGVVTSVEYDPNRTAFISLVKFIDGDRRYVLATNGVKVGTKIIASQEADIKAGNSLPLKKIPAGTIIHSVEMRPGAGAKLVRSAGASATLVGRIEKYAQIRMPSGELRLIPEDCYATIGTVSNADHMNVSIGKAGRNRWKGVRPTVRGVAMNPVDHPMGGGEGRTSGGRHPCSPWGQLSKGYKTRKVKPSDKFIVSRRKK; from the coding sequence ATGGGAATCAGACAATTAAGGCCATATACGGCCACAACAAGAACACAAAGTTACATCAACTACAGGGAAGTTCTTACAACTGATACTCCTTACAAGCCGCTCTTGGCTGCAAAGCCTAGAAAAGCAGGTCGTAATAATACAGGTCGTATTACTGTTCGCCATCACGGTGGTGGAAACAAAGTTAAGTACCGTATTATCGACTGGAAGAGAAGTCGTAAAGACGTCGAAGGTGTTGTTACTTCTGTAGAATATGATCCAAATCGTACAGCTTTTATTTCATTGGTGAAATTCATCGATGGTGACCGTCGTTACGTACTTGCTACAAATGGCGTTAAGGTTGGTACAAAAATTATCGCTTCTCAAGAAGCTGATATCAAAGCTGGCAACAGCCTCCCGCTCAAAAAGATCCCTGCTGGTACTATTATCCACAGTGTCGAAATGCGTCCCGGAGCTGGTGCAAAGTTAGTTCGTAGTGCTGGTGCATCTGCGACTTTGGTTGGCCGTATTGAAAAATACGCACAAATTCGTATGCCGTCTGGAGAGCTTCGTCTTATCCCTGAAGATTGCTATGCAACAATCGGTACTGTTTCCAATGCAGACCATATGAACGTTTCTATTGGTAAAGCTGGCCGTAATCGTTGGAAAGGTGTTCGCCCAACCGTTCGTGGTGTTGCTATGAACCCGGTTGACCATCCAATGGGTGGTGGTGAAGGTCGTACAAGTGGTGGCCGTCATCCATGCTCTCCATGGGGTCAATTGTCTAAGGGCTACAAAACACGCAAGGTAAAACCTAGCGATAAGTTTATCGTAAGCCGTCGTAAGAAATAA
- the rpsS gene encoding 30S ribosomal protein S19, with translation MSRSLKKGPFVDTHLLKAADKNKGAAKVIKTWSRRSTIIPDFVGLTFAVHNGKKFVPVYVNENMVGHKLGEFSPTRTFHGHGADKKAAKKK, from the coding sequence ATGTCACGTTCGTTAAAAAAGGGTCCTTTTGTAGACACCCATCTGCTTAAAGCAGCAGATAAAAACAAGGGTGCTGCGAAAGTCATTAAAACATGGAGCCGCCGTTCCACAATTATTCCAGATTTCGTTGGACTCACGTTTGCAGTTCACAATGGAAAAAAGTTCGTTCCCGTTTATGTGAACGAAAATATGGTTGGACACAAGCTTGGTGAATTTTCGCCAACTCGTACTTTCCATGGTCATGGTGCGGATAAAAAAGCCGCTAAGAAAAAGTAA
- a CDS encoding large ribosomal subunit protein uL22 yields MDAKATHFAAKCTARKARLLRPLIIGKTVPQAIAVLSVERRSGSVATVKLIRSALAQLPENSAVNTVISDFVVNEGPRRRMFMPRAQGRATPILKKTSHLTIRLKLN; encoded by the coding sequence ATGGACGCAAAAGCAACACACTTTGCTGCAAAGTGTACCGCACGTAAGGCAAGATTGTTAAGACCGCTCATCATCGGTAAAACTGTTCCACAAGCGATTGCCGTACTTTCTGTTGAAAGACGCTCTGGCTCTGTTGCCACAGTAAAGCTTATCCGTTCCGCGTTGGCACAGCTTCCTGAAAATAGTGCTGTAAACACTGTAATTAGTGACTTTGTAGTGAATGAAGGTCCTCGCCGTCGCATGTTCATGCCTCGTGCTCAAGGACGCGCAACGCCAATATTAAAAAAGACGTCGCACTTAACTATTCGTCTTAAACTTAATTAA
- the rpsC gene encoding 30S ribosomal protein S3, producing MGQKVHPIGLRLGINKTWDSRWFSKREFAKNLNEDLNVRKFISKKYAEAGVARVEIERAAKQVVVKVYTAKPGKLIGKQGKGIELLREEVKTVLKSNDKSIKVDVFEVKNPDTNAQLAAFNVAQQLEKRISFRRAMKKVMQQAMKAGGKGIKIRVAGRLNGAEMARTEWYMEGRVPLHTLRADIDYGTSEALTTYGLIGVKVWLFKGEVFGKTAVNPAINTKNTRNEE from the coding sequence GTGGGTCAGAAAGTACATCCAATTGGTTTGAGACTTGGGATTAACAAGACTTGGGATTCTCGTTGGTTTAGCAAACGTGAATTTGCAAAAAATCTTAACGAAGACTTGAATGTTCGCAAGTTCATCTCAAAAAAATACGCTGAAGCAGGCGTAGCACGCGTTGAAATCGAACGCGCTGCAAAACAAGTTGTCGTAAAAGTTTATACAGCGAAACCTGGTAAACTTATTGGCAAACAAGGTAAAGGAATTGAATTACTTCGTGAAGAAGTAAAAACAGTTCTTAAATCTAATGACAAATCCATCAAAGTTGATGTTTTTGAAGTTAAAAATCCAGATACAAATGCACAATTAGCGGCATTCAACGTTGCACAACAACTTGAAAAACGTATTTCCTTCAGAAGAGCTATGAAGAAGGTTATGCAGCAAGCAATGAAGGCAGGCGGCAAGGGGATCAAAATCCGTGTTGCAGGGCGTTTAAATGGTGCAGAAATGGCTCGTACTGAGTGGTACATGGAAGGACGCGTTCCTCTTCATACCCTTCGTGCTGACATTGATTATGGAACTTCCGAAGCTTTAACAACTTACGGACTCATTGGTGTTAAGGTTTGGCTATTCAAGGGCGAAGTTTTTGGAAAAACAGCTGTAAATCCAGCTATTAATACCAAAAATACACGCAATGAGGAGTAA
- the rplP gene encoding 50S ribosomal protein L16: MLAPKKVKFRKSHKGRIKGVADRCNSVDFGDFALQAVEPGKLEARQIEASRIALTRHIKRGGKVWIRVFPDKPITKKPAETRMGSGKGGLDRWVCPIRSGRVIFEIQGVPANLAKEAFDLAAAKLPFKTRMMSRSEKVWENQ, encoded by the coding sequence ATGCTAGCTCCAAAAAAAGTTAAATTCCGCAAATCTCACAAAGGCCGCATTAAAGGCGTTGCAGACCGCTGCAACAGTGTAGACTTTGGTGATTTCGCTCTTCAGGCTGTTGAACCTGGTAAACTAGAAGCTCGTCAAATCGAAGCAAGTCGAATTGCCTTGACTCGCCATATAAAGCGTGGTGGAAAGGTATGGATTCGTGTGTTTCCAGACAAACCAATTACAAAGAAACCAGCTGAAACACGTATGGGTTCCGGTAAAGGTGGTTTGGATCGTTGGGTTTGTCCAATTCGCTCAGGTCGCGTTATTTTTGAAATTCAGGGCGTTCCAGCAAATCTTGCAAAAGAGGCATTTGACCTCGCTGCAGCTAAGCTCCCTTTCAAAACTCGTATGATGAGCAGAAGTGAAAAGGTTTGGGAAAATCAATGA
- the rpsQ gene encoding 30S ribosomal protein S17, whose protein sequence is MENNKIVTKNPIRARVVAISKDTKTVKVEVPRVVPNKTYGKRLHLHTSLLVDSFGVQNIALGKEVEILPCRRISKNKSWKVISVVTH, encoded by the coding sequence ATGGAAAACAATAAAATCGTCACAAAAAATCCAATTAGAGCACGCGTTGTCGCGATCTCTAAAGACACAAAGACAGTTAAAGTAGAAGTACCACGCGTTGTTCCTAATAAGACATACGGCAAGCGTCTTCACCTTCATACTTCTTTGCTTGTTGACTCTTTTGGAGTACAAAATATTGCTCTTGGTAAAGAAGTTGAAATCTTACCTTGTCGCCGTATTTCCAAGAATAAGTCATGGAAAGTTATTTCTGTTGTTACTCACTAA
- the rplN gene encoding 50S ribosomal protein L14: MIQPESILVAADNSGARTLNVIRVMGGSFRRYARVGDLIVVSVRDAVPGGRVKKGEVHKAIVVRCKKEVSRTDGSRIRFDENAAVLVKIVKNEKEPVGTRIFGPIARELRQRNCGKIISLAPEVL; this comes from the coding sequence GTGATTCAGCCAGAATCAATCCTGGTAGCAGCCGATAATAGCGGAGCACGCACTCTCAACGTCATTCGTGTTATGGGCGGTTCTTTCCGTCGTTATGCACGTGTTGGCGACTTGATAGTTGTGTCCGTAAGAGATGCTGTGCCTGGTGGGCGTGTTAAGAAAGGCGAAGTTCACAAAGCTATTGTGGTTCGCTGTAAGAAAGAAGTTTCGAGAACAGATGGTTCTCGTATTCGTTTTGATGAAAATGCTGCTGTTCTTGTAAAAATTGTCAAAAATGAAAAAGAGCCAGTTGGAACCCGTATTTTTGGACCAATTGCTCGTGAATTAAGACAACGTAATTGTGGCAAGATTATCAGCTTGGCTCCGGAGGTTCTATAA
- the rplE gene encoding 50S ribosomal protein L5, which produces MAKFSDKVLPELKKLHPTKNVMELPKIVKIVVNTCQGEATQNIKALEAAAAELEIITGQKAIITRAKKSIATFKLRAGMPIGASVTLRKERMFEFYDKLVSVALPRVRDFRGVSSNSFDGRGNYSLGIREQIIFPEIEADKVDKTRGLSITIVTSAKTDGEARELLTLLDMPFRK; this is translated from the coding sequence ATGGCAAAGTTCAGCGACAAAGTTTTACCAGAACTTAAAAAGCTTCATCCAACTAAAAATGTCATGGAGCTTCCTAAGATAGTGAAAATCGTTGTTAATACTTGCCAAGGCGAAGCAACACAAAACATTAAAGCACTTGAAGCCGCAGCAGCTGAGCTCGAAATCATTACTGGTCAAAAGGCCATAATTACTCGTGCAAAGAAATCTATTGCGACCTTTAAGCTCCGTGCAGGAATGCCTATTGGCGCTTCTGTCACTCTTCGCAAAGAGCGTATGTTTGAATTTTACGATAAGCTCGTTTCGGTAGCACTACCTCGCGTACGTGACTTCCGTGGAGTTTCATCAAACAGTTTCGACGGTCGTGGTAACTATTCTCTCGGAATCCGCGAACAGATCATCTTTCCAGAAATCGAAGCGGACAAAGTAGATAAAACACGCGGTTTGAGTATCACTATTGTGACATCTGCAAAAACAGATGGTGAAGCTCGTGAGCTTCTTACTCTCCTCGATATGCCGTTCAGAAAGTAA
- a CDS encoding type Z 30S ribosomal protein S14, translating to MARLAMINKANKKAKFSTRQHNRCNQCGRPRAYYRDFGLCRICLRKNALSGQIPGMVKASW from the coding sequence GTGGCTCGTTTAGCAATGATTAATAAGGCAAATAAAAAAGCCAAGTTTTCTACGCGTCAGCACAACCGTTGCAACCAATGCGGTCGTCCTCGCGCTTACTATAGAGATTTTGGTCTATGTCGTATTTGCTTACGTAAAAATGCCCTTTCAGGTCAAATACCTGGAATGGTCAAGGCAAGTTGGTGA
- the rpsH gene encoding 30S ribosomal protein S8, whose amino-acid sequence MNATDPIADMLTRIRNASSAGLKYTTIPASIMKIEITKILETEGLIRGYRLIKDNGQGKIKIAMKYSEVGQPVIRGLKRVSKPGCRVYKGVADLPKIRGGLGFAILTTPKGVLTSKTARTERVGGEVLAYVW is encoded by the coding sequence ATGAACGCAACTGATCCAATCGCTGATATGTTAACACGTATCCGTAATGCTTCTAGTGCAGGACTCAAGTATACAACTATACCTGCAAGCATTATGAAAATTGAAATTACAAAAATCTTAGAAACAGAAGGTCTCATCCGTGGGTACCGTCTGATTAAAGATAACGGTCAAGGCAAGATTAAAATTGCAATGAAGTACAGTGAAGTCGGTCAGCCTGTGATCCGCGGTTTAAAACGCGTATCCAAACCAGGCTGCCGTGTTTACAAGGGCGTTGCTGATCTTCCAAAGATCCGTGGTGGACTTGGTTTCGCAATACTTACGACACCAAAAGGTGTTCTTACAAGCAAAACAGCTCGTACAGAACGCGTTGGTGGCGAAGTTTTAGCTTATGTTTGGTAA